A stretch of Anoplolepis gracilipes chromosome 12, ASM4749672v1, whole genome shotgun sequence DNA encodes these proteins:
- the Cpr16 gene encoding cuticular protein 16: MILAIFCSLVVGRAIASPIANRVWLSPIPALSPLRQFHMQDGSGSYQYSFTGPHHAKAESTLNGITQGGYSYIDANGVLQTVSYTADDQNGFRVSASNLPQPPKDELQTIQDTPEVAAAKRNHLEELQKSQQANWQDQNLLSYKILPSYFSFAQIQQDGNSKTELNTRETQSTKNPFLLSRSEAEKIDVPKPDPSLSKISPTSSSPTTISSSPTAASLKESMLLKRDEQAQTSFNQNALQLGKFVPSLAASIQRPVAVPMSYVLPVVPYRFLHSSLHHTQDSLGQYDYSYTGDSSAKTESRSLDGTTRGAYSYIDPNGILQQVHYIADHNGFRVMATNLPEAK, from the exons gCAATTTTCTGCAGTCTCGTCGTTGGACGAGCCATCGCTTCGCCAATCGCCAATCGAGTCTGGCTAAGCCCGATACCGGCTCTTTCCCCATTAAGACAGTTCCACATGCAAGATGGATCGGGTTCTTATCAATATTCTTTCACGGGCCCCCATCATGCCAAAGCGGAATCTACTTTGAATGGGATAACACAGGGTG GATATTCCTACATTGATGCAAATGGTGTTTTGCAAACGGTCTCGTATACGGCGGACGATCAGAACGGATTCAGGGTCAGCGCGAGCAATTTGCCGCAGCCTCCAAAGGATGAATTGCAAACGATACAAGACACGCCAGAAGTAGCCGCGGCGAAAAGAAATCATCTCGAGGAGTTACAGAAGTCTCAACAGGCCAATTGGCAGGATCAGAATCTCTTGTCGTATAAAATCCTGCCGTCATACTTTAGCTTCGCTCAAATCCAACAAGATGGAAATAGCAAAACCGAATTGAACACGCGAGAAACGCAA agcACCAAAAATCCATTCTTATTGTCAAGATCGGAGGCGGAAAAAATTGACGTCCCCAAGCCGGATCCAAGTCTTTCAAAGATATCGCCTACGTCTTCGAGTCCCACCACTATCTCATCATCACCTACTGCGGCATCATTAAAAGAGAGTATGCTTCTCAAGCGCGACGAACAGGCGCAAACGTCTTTTAATCAGAATGCGTTGCAGCTAGGAAAGTTTGTTCCATCGCTTGCTGCCAGTATCCAGAGACCGGTAGCCGTGCCTATGTCCTACGTACTTCCGGTGGTGCCCTATAGATTCCTTCACAGCTCGCTGCATCATACCCAGGATTCTCTGGGCCAATATGATTACAGCTACACCGGGGATTCGAGCGCCAAAACCGAATCCAGATCACTCGACGGTACTACCAGAGGAGCCTATAGTTACATCGATCCCAATGGGATCCTTCAGCAGGTGCATTACATCGCCGATCATAATGGATTCAGGGTCATGGCAACTAATCTGCCCGAAGCAAAATGA